CGACACAACCATTGACATTGTGCGACAACGTGCGAGACGGTACTGAGTAATGTTGCCAGCTCTCAGTTGATtaaattaccagtgggaagctttCACACAGGGTACCACTACcactttttctgccatgaagtaaTTTATATGCATTATGGTGTTTCGGTAAGAAGGTcgctgtagctagtgacattacagggctaattaatatgttatgtctcaaagtgacgagcctAATTATTGCGATGCCGCATAGAATTTTGTGTTCAATCAGGCACTGTATTATAACGGGCAGGGTATATCACTTATCGTCAGATAAACGAttggtaatttatttaaaaaaaatatctagcaTTACataaatcgtcacctttttgctcttaatagtgattttcattattataacactagaaataagggattgcttgtaactaattctagtaggcttcataagatacataataggtttaagggtaaatgtatacacttctataataaagtcccagccactgttcaggcattatctataaataaaaaataatggctctgtcgtaaatcctattactccactgctgaatatctaaatgatcggacagcctgggactagattgtgattattttatagcgatagaaatgactgtaaaatattgtatatttttattgaaaagagcgcaaaaaaagaatgctgggagagtttcttgcgccgcttcttctctctcagagcgccatttgtttccgaagcggtagtagtatctagtagttattagaaatgacatcaaaaataattctaaagaaatcaattttgagaaaataaatgccttttatccctttttatatttacatctaGATAAACTGTGAATCCGTCGAAAAAAATGTGGTGATCAGTTCGCCTCTactttcagcaacgcacgcaaaCTTAAAGTTATTGaggcttgtcacgcacactaaagtaataaaactaacactaaacctggcctgttttcatcggatgtctaacagcaaaaggttctatctagtcgtataaattatctaagagtctAGCTAGCTTAATAATCTTAGACTAGACTGCTCGTctacaacaaaattttaatggttttaaatGCGTATGAATACGAGTCTGAAAACTGtacaaaattaattgtaattaaatccGAAAACCGTGTCATGTGGGATGAAACGGCTTCGTTGGCACAAGATGAAacagatttttataatttttatgattttaaattatcacgaagaatgaaaaaaataactCCGAGAGTACGAGCAGaattgaaaacttgaacattaatatTGAACAttaattttcgatcaggccacgtgtcctgacgcgagcttAACATTTTTACCCATCCCAAGAGAAGTGCTCAACGCcactaaaaaagttttcacttgaaATCCTTTTCcctcttttataaatataggaaggtacctaataatatgtacGGAACAGTTAGCGGGCAAATCCGACTCGCACATGTCCGGTACTCTTATAATGTGCAAAAATTTTTCATTGGctggttatattttttatctacacccatgctttaaatcctctattaaagattctgaaacagttagcttattgccaacattaaaacacccaatgttctaataaccattacatcatccaaaagagtgttgtaatgttgtactgaatttcataacaacactcctatgattttttttagcccatcatgcgcaaagagtttcaacatacagccacattcttattgctcgatgcgtggtatctgtatgaatttcaaaaaaagaacattttctttTACGCACGCTCCACACTCCCAGGACGTCGCGCGCCGAAAAAAAATAGAACGTTATTCGAATCCCGGcctttttcttcgatatttttattgttttgtctacaaaaaaaataatcgtgtgaattttaattattgcactatacaaaatgcaaattactactaaactaaataattgtttcattaatacttagtttatttgtatataatcagtaatggatgatattaggttagtactaggactggtgttttaatgttagcagtaagctaactgttccagaatcttttagaggattcatattctgggtgtagataaagtcttgtatgcaactgttgataattaggtattaaaacactcatgtgatactattataaacccacattcgtgttttaataccccttattacacagcagttgcataaataactaattgcGCCTTTATTTCAGTTACAGTACAATAATAATGCAGAACACCGTGTTGagtaaaaaaattgtgatattttttgtaaaatataataaaaaaaatcggtatataaagttatattttgttgcatTCTACAGCCTAGCTTATTTTTACGTGCGACTTAAGTTCATCCGCTTCGGAGGTGGCAACACTGTCTATCGAAGTGCGTATACTCAAGTACTGACCGCTTTCAAAGACGCTACTCACTACACTAGTCACTATCGCTAAGTCGCTACTCGTTAGTCGCTAGTATTCATCAAACAGTGGCGCAAAGCGTGTGTCTTGTtcgatattattttgaaatcagACGTGTTCGAAGTTTGAAAACATTgcgataagtttttttttttaattgaacagTGCAATGGAGTTCTTGTGTGTGTAGTATTTTGGATTTATAGCGGCAAGTTTTTTGTGAGACCGGCGTTTTTTATGGTATGTTTTttcctattataataaataacaatataaataaaaatgtttaataatatggACAATACCTAACATAAttaattctataatataaaatatattttgtatggattTATGAATATAACTTTTGCCGACTGGCAAACAGATAAGTATGCAAAAAGATTTGGGATGGGATACTATatgttataatgttttaataaggctattattattattattattatggataTTACTAATGATCATTAACACATAATTCAGTAACTAATTCGGTATTACTATTGTGTATATTACCTATCTTAGTTAACTTGCATTTAAACATTTatgataaattttttttaaattgtattacaaaattatttcaatatcttACCTATTGAGATAGAGAGTCGTTATAAAACAATGGTTACTTAATTactattttagtaaaaaatggGAAGAAAAATtcataaacctatttatttaatgtttcaaTCATAATCATTAGTCATTAACATAAACTCTAACACATAAACAGTTAAGTAGTTAAATTTATAGTGAAATGTAAggtttatttttgatttaatttacattaataatgTTTGAGAAagcatattcaaatattttttacgttaaagaacaataattaaataaattaaataataatttcgtgctgtttttttttcatcattttcatttcattagggacgagacgagcaggacgttcagctgatggtgattgatacgccctacccattccaatgcagtgccgctcaggattcttggaaaacccaaaaatctgagcagcactacaaatgcgctcgtcaccttgagagataagatgttaagtctcatttgcacagtaatttcgctagctacggtcccttcagaccgaaacacagaagtGTTTATGCaatgctgcttcacggcagaaataggggccattgtggtacccataaactagccggcttcctgtgcaaaggagcctcccactggtaatataagAAGCTCATCTGATGCCAAATGACCTTCCAGCTATGGACATCGGCACTACCAAACCTTGTCGGTCTTTAGAGAGTATGCTCTAAGTTTAAAAGTcgctaagtcgtatcggttcggctATATCGGGTTTCTTAGTAAAtaatagcctaagggcggtcgctccaatcCCACTCTACAGTATTAggtattatgaaaataatttatgccaTCGacgtaacctttaccacataaaggttatttaaatttaagttatttttttcttttgaatttcgttatatattttgttttgtaaattttctggtATTATAATAAGGTAAAATCCATCATCCAACTTAACCAACTCGATTTAACCGAGTagcaggcataacaagtttgtgtTTGTTCCCGGTTTTGACACATTGATTATCATGGTTTTCTAGCAAATTTCTTAATGTACtaatgaacatacataacattatcaataatatactgAGTTGCAGCAGttgaaatgtttaaataaaacacttttaaagtattaaaacgcgtgtaattatgtctctgtttttacattagatttttgcgtgaaagttacctttttagtattattttagttaacccgatgtTTCAAGACTTTTCCAGATCCCGTTATCAGGAGGACAGCAGATGAAAttagtcaaagatagtatttgtcatagttgtcattacaAAGTGTAACGCCATTTATTCCCTCGGAAgaggtatttgctgtagacagacggtttttggcaaaatttactgacagtgtcctcttcttttttggtatgtgtagttttgaGGGTCTTGAAAGCTCTTGATACGTCgggttaacttaaataataacaaaaattaatctTTTACCCAAAAATCTTAATTCCAGTCTTAATTCTtgcaaatgtgttttatttaaatgtataacactcgcgttaataaaaaaaggcatttttttttttaacttttcatgattctttaggacttaGTTGAGAAGTAGCGCGAATAACCCTGCTCTGTAACACTAAGATGGAATTAACATCGCCTGCTTCCAAACAAAATAGTCGcgtcctcttctataaaaaaaaatatgtaggaGATTAGTCAATTAAGTATCATTCAGTCTCAACAATAAATAGTTCACATAAAGCTTTTTGCTAATGAAACAATGAAACTATTCGCAGTCGTGACCACGTCTCTATTGTTATAAAAAGCAAAGGCGTTGTCTGATTTACAAAATGTCACATTGGTAAAAACTAAGATGAAGGTTACATCTCGTGAGATTTGTATGAATAACAATTGATTGAACATGAAGGCTTAAGAGAAACAGTGTCAGCAGGGcggtgtatatttttttttgacggtagtcagaaaaaatatttgtataacgTAAACGGTGCTTTATTTAAGGAGGACACACATGAACCTACTTCAATTCGTAAAAGGGGCTTTCATacggggagaagaactgataagaaactcccagccaatcttttaaattatagaataaGAAAATtgcttatatattaatttaacaagTACATCACATAACTTATTAAATGTCCATTAATTATTACAGGGTAACGTGTCTGATATGTATAACAATTACGGTGTACATAACTTTGCcaaatcactataaaataataacaattctaaatgatttaaattttttaaataataataaaatttattgtcttgaagtaaattaaaatatacaaaatcaacttattatatacatacataaaggTAAAGGGAGTAGGCttagcttatttttttttatgataataagggacgagacgagcagaacgttcagctgatggtaattgatacgccatgcccattacaacgcagtgccgcttaggattctcaaaaaactcaaaaattctgagcggcactacaattgcgctcgtcaccttgagacataagatgttaagtctcatttgcccagtaatttcgcccttcagaccgaaacacagtaatgcttacacattactgcttcacggcagaaataggcgccgttgtggtacccataatctagccggctgtcgtgcaaaggagcctcccactgataaaatgCTTAATatgctgcttgaaataatatttccatgcagcgctggttttcatcCATCCCCATCCCCCTAAGGTGAGGTTAGGTGGGATACATAGTAAACAGACAAACTAATAACTGTTACAATGCAGATAAGGAAatagaaacttttttttaaatgtatcaaaCTGTATCAACCAACCAACGATTGTATTTTTgagcgtgagtgtgtgtgttgtatAAGTATATGAGTTTGTGCCAATGTGTGAGTTTTAattaacaacaataatataactaaatttTGAAATGCTTCCAAATCTTTTTCTtaacctacttaatataatataatacagccTTCGAAGAATCAGTCAAGAACCatacataattttcttttatataaacgCTATTCTACAGTAAGCCTTCTTGTAACACAACAAATTAATATGCCCAACTATTAACATAAAACGAACTAACAGCTCGATAACTCTGTTATATTTAACGGTgattatttaaatcttatattaacatattatatgggTCGGATTTCCTTTGTCTAATGAATGTTTCTTACTCGATCTACCGTTTGCTAAGAGTAGCGTTTCCGTTTgcttaataatataaagagcaaatgttattattaacaatattaacaaataaaagtattttaattaatgtcatgtttttaactgataaacctcacttctaggattaatacacaaataaaatttgaaaaacaaaatttttcgaGTAAcgcatcgttataaaatcttgtttgctttgttcaacttgaGTTAAAGCTAAGCTTTTATAACGATGCgttacttgaacggttggctcagttggttaaagcaccggcacggaacgccggaggtcgtgggttggagtcccgcatcgttcataaaaaaaattgtgtttcaaattttatttaaaagtattttaagttTCAATATGCATTAGCACTCGATTCAAGCTTTTATTAGCTTGGCATGTAACTATGTATCGCATTCTCCAAACGTGATTTCACTCGTTTAATATCGTTGGTTCGAAGTGAAACTTTGCACAATTAACAAACACCGATGACAAtgcaatcattttaataatctgtcttactttttaatttcgtaTGTAATAGAATCTTTGCATGTGATTTTAGAAACCTTCAAAACGTcgaattaatttgaaaatttgcaCACAAACCATGGACCGATGAGccttcaataattaatatagtcTCTCCCAGTTTTCTTGCTAGAATCTTCAGGATTAGCAATTTTTTTCTATCAATTACACAGTAGGTAATATCTTTTTTCCAAAGATGAGGGCGTACACAAATCGATTTTTCGTTGCTATgaaattatgattgttttaacattaaaaagcaaaaattaataaggGTTAAAAAAACACGCAATTatagaaaaccaaactaaaacCCTGTCCAGATGAAGCGTTTTACGCGCGAGTTCACTCGCGCGTTGACACTCGCGCGTAACCGAGGTACTAGAGCTACGTACATCCCGTCCAGATGCCTACGCGCGTTTCCTCACTCGCGCGTAAAACGCGTGCAATGAGCGGGACTCTCGACTCGCGCGTCCCATGCGCGAGCGCCGCGCGAGTCGAGGTACTCGGGGGCCTGTGCTGCGTCCAGTACTACGCGCGTGTCCGTGGCGAGTGGACGTATTTGGTTCAAAATGGAGCGTGATAACTTTGACACGGAACTTTTTATCGACGAAATTGAGAAAAGGGTAGCTCTATGGGACATGGAATCATCAGATTATTCTAATAGAACCATTAAACGTAGGAACTGGGAAGAAATAGTGGAAATTTTTTGTGAAGTTGGTGATTccgaagagaaaaaaaaaactttaggtaagtaaataatactttattaaataatattattatttgcatagaTTTTACATTGTTAAACTATATCATTTTATCTTGCCAAGGGAGTTTGTCTTCGTTTACAAAATAATCAGCAAATCTATCTCTTATATTCAATGATCTCGCATTAGGCCTCACTGCCTCATTGTTCAAATTATTCAGAGATGTTTCGTAGAGAGTGTGATCATACCTATAGCCATCCCTTAACCTTACGTAGTTATGGAGAACACAACAAGccttaattatgtttattgcaaATTCTATATCCACATTCAACGGTCTATGAAATATTCTCCATTTATTTACCAAGATGCCAAAGCAACATTCAATGTAACGCCGGGCCCTGGATAAGCGAtagttgaaaattttttttttggttgttaGAGATCTACCGCAGTAAGGGCGCATTATATTTTCAGACAGACTAAACGCCTCATCTCCTACTATGACATGAGGTAAGGGGGTTGCATCTGTTTGCGATATTGGCTTTGGATCTGGAATATCTAAAGTTTTCTCGAcaagttttttatataaaatagagtCTTTAAAAATTGTGGAGTCATTACTTTTTCCATATGCGCCTATGTCCActgcaataaaacaataatttgcaTCACATACGGCCAACAAAACAGTTGAAAAATAACTCTTATAGTTATAGTAAAGAGACCCAGAATCGTTAGGTTTTATAATACGGATATGCTTGCCGTCAATGGCACCGATGCAGTTTGgaaaatttgtgtatttttgaaaTTGTTTCGAAATTTCTTTCCATTTAGCTTTCGTTGGTTGTCTCATTACTATGTTTAGCAGTTTGTTCCACATGATGTAACAGGTTTTCTGTACTATTTCGATAACTGTAGACTTTCCTAATCTGTAGGCATAATGCAGATCCGCAAAATAACATCCTGTGGCCAAATATCtgaaaagaaagtaaaataattattattattttatttcgatctttttattatttacaggtaCTTTATTGCAGAAGAAGTGGAAAGGGTTGCGTGATGGCTTTGTGAGAgaaatgaagaagaagaaaaccACACCGTCTGGATCAGGAGCCTCCGGCAaagccaaatatatttattttgaacgtTTGATGTTTCTCGAAAGATCGACACGGAATAAAATAACTGAGAGCAACATCAACACCGCGTGTGTTGCAACTGAAGAACAGGAGTTTTCTGGCGATGGGGAAGATGTGATGAGACCTCCACGTAGTCAggcaaaaaagaagaaaaaactaAATGCGGCTGACGAAGAATTCCTCTcaatcataaaaacaaatttagcaTCTGGGAATCAGCCACAGGCAACAAACCAAATAGAGTCAGATgatgacaaactattttgtttGTCCTTACACAAAGAGCTTCTTAAAGTACCAGAGGAAAACAGActtcaaacaaaaattgaattaatgaaAGTACTTCAAGCTCAACAAGCTCTGTGTCTTAGACCTGCAGCAGCTCGTTCCGACTACCAACCTTCGACACAATATCATTACCAAACAGGAATGACACAACGTGGACAGAGAGATTATTTTGGAGAAACAGGATATACCACAACAGACCCTTCAACATCTTCGTTTCCACCTGAAACCTTTTCGACTTACAATCGAGGTTATTGCACTGCGTCACGACCACCAACGACGTCTAGCTACAAACACCCTTCACCGGCATCTACACAAGATTCCAATGAATCTGAATTAATGGaactataattaaattaaatcttaagtacctacctatattatataagaatgaTGATTcctaatttttgttaattttgtttaaattctttatttttgttaattgggCTTATAATTGTTACTTAAGGTATtactaaagcaataaaaaatattacctcaAAGTAATCACGAGTTTTTCTTCTGCAGAAACAGTATCCCGTACCATATAATTTTGACATGGAGACAAATCTTCTTTGATAATTTCTAGTAAATTATCAAACGATGCTATTGACATCCGAAAGTAGTTGAAAAACTTTTCACTATGTTCTCTGAGTTTtgggtataaagttataaacatACTATGCGTCATTCTATCACGTAGAATGGGATGTACGTTAAATCGTCGACTTTCTCTTTGTTTACGACGTCTCCATCGACGGTATGCAAGCCACAACACAACCGCTGTATCCGAGTCCATGTTTATAACTGCTCAAATCCGTCTCCAACACATGCGCGCGAGAACGCGCGTGATACGCCGCATCTGGACGCAATACAAATCAAAACGCGCGAGTGAACTCGCGCGTAAAACGCTTCATCTGGACAGGCTCTAAAAtgtagaaaatttaattaaagatattatctTCGGATCggattaacaaaataaattgttgtaatgaaaaaaaagcGCTGGGGGTAAGATATTTTCACAACGATTTCAATAACtgtctataaaatttaatattgaagtatAGCAAATTATATACCCCATActtttttactataaaatacattttttgtttaaCACTCAATTCGTATATTAGACTCTATTGAATATGTTATAACCACATAGACATATTTCGATGTAATAAGTACgattttgtatcttttgttaaaaaaattggtatctAAAGGTTATATTTGTATCAGTGAATTTATTGGCTCTTtgaacttttgtattttttttgtaattatttttaataattctttaaacTTCACTATGTAATAAGCATCGTTATGTGTAATATGTATCGATTATCATacctttatgtaataaaaatagctgtaagtttctttatacaaataaataaataaataaatatgttttccttaattttatactatttGAAATAAGGTTAAAATCAAGCAATAACGAAGGTATTTACTGTATTCCTAGCTTAAATCATACTCTAACCTTTTGGTTAGTGTAAACTGCACACCTACATTATTTATCTCTCTTGAagaatcaatataaataattattgcgtTAACTTTCTAAAAATCTAAAAGGTTTCCGAATTTGTGTGTATTTTCTAAGGATACATCACTCTATAATTTAGGCTCCAACGCACATTGAGTGGTGTCATTCACTTCGTAGAAAAACAAcatttgtgaacattttacagTGGGAAAATTTACcaggggaggctcctttgccggctagatagccggcatccttttcCGGCTAGCCATAatcttatgggtaccacaacagcgcctatttctgccgtgaagcagtaatgtgtaaacattactgtgtctcggtctgaagggcgccgtagctagtgaaatgactgggcaatgagacttaacatcttatgtctcaaggtgacgagcgcagttgtagtgccgctcagaatttttagggtttttcaagaatcctgagcggca
This window of the Leptidea sinapis chromosome 18, ilLepSina1.1, whole genome shotgun sequence genome carries:
- the LOC126969489 gene encoding uncharacterized protein LOC126969489, with amino-acid sequence MDSDTAVVLWLAYRRWRRRKQRESRRFNVHPILRDRMTHSMFITLYPKLREHSEKFFNYFRMSIASFDNLLEIIKEDLSPCQNYMVRDTVSAEEKLVITLRYLATGCYFADLHYAYRLGKSTVIEIVQKTCYIMWNKLLNIVMRQPTKAKWKEISKQFQKYTNFPNCIGAIDGKHIRIIKPNDSGSLYYNYKSYFSTVLLAVCDANYCFIAVDIGAYGKSNDSTIFKDSILYKKLVEKTLDIPDPKPISQTDATPLPHVIVGDEAFSLSENIMRPYCGRSLTTKKKIFNYRLSRARRYIECCFGILVNKWRIFHRPLNVDIEFAINIIKACCVLHNYVRLRDGYRYDHTLYETSLNNLNNEAVRPNARSLNIRDRFADYFVNEDKLPWQDKMI
- the LOC126969500 gene encoding uncharacterized protein LOC126969500; the protein is MERDNFDTELFIDEIEKRVALWDMESSDYSNRTIKRRNWEEIVEIFCEVGDSEEKKKTLGTLLQKKWKGLRDGFVREMKKKKTTPSGSGASGKAKYIYFERLMFLERSTRNKITESNINTACVATEEQEFSGDGEDVMRPPRSQAKKKKKLNAADEEFLSIIKTNLASGNQPQATNQIESDDDKLFCLSLHKELLKVPEENRLQTKIELMKVLQAQQALCLRPAAARSDYQPSTQYHYQTGMTQRGQRDYFGETGYTTTDPSTSSFPPETFSTYNRGYCTASRPPTTSSYKHPSPASTQDSNESELMEL